GTCCACCCGTTTACTCGCGACATCGACCACGTAGGCACGCACTGTACTGAGCACCATGTTCATGATCAGCACCAGTCCGATCCCGATCGACAGCACCCACAAGGTTTCAAGCGCCTTGTTGGGAACCACCCGGTCGTACACGTTCATGGTGTAGAGCGGAAGGGCCAAGGCAAACAGATTGATCAACAAGGCAGCGCCAAGCGCATCGCGATACAGTCGCCAGTTCTGCACCACGGCGGTCCAGAACCAGTGCTTGCCCTTCATAGGAGCTACACCATCCTTGGCACGCGCCTCAACCCGGAAATCGGGTTTGACAACGACCAACAGCCCGGAATACTGCGCTTGCAGATCATCCAGGCTGATTTCGCTGGGGCTCCCGCTTTCGGGGAAATGAACGTGCGCACGGCCTTCTTCCAGCCCCAGCAAGACACATGCCCGGTTGTTCTTCAACAACAAAATGACCGGGAACAAGCTGGCGTCCAGCTCGGTAAATACCCGGCGCCAGATCCGCGCCGTGCAATGACCGCGTGCCGCCGCCCGATTCAACAGTGCAGGCGTCAAGCGCCCCCGCTGCAAAGGCAAGCCCGCAGACAAGTGCTGGGGCGTGCAGGGATTACCGTGTATACGGGTAATCTCCGCCAGGCAGGTTAGAAGAGGATCATCATGAGTCAGATGAGGCGGGACACTGAATTCCCCGCTTGTTGGTGCCGTGCTATCAGATGAGTGGTTCATCGTCATTAATCAAATCCAACGAATCCCGCAGGCGCTGGCGGGTCAGTTTGCGCTCATTCAACTTGGCCAAAGCCTGGGGAGGCAGATCAGTCATGCGAAGCACACCGTTTGCAACCAGTGCGTCAATCAAATCTTCCAGTACCCGGATAAAACTCGCATCCGAGGCCGAAAGCTCTTGTTTGTAATCGTCTTCGTTCTGACTCATCCATGCCTCCTTTTTCTATCTAGTACGCCATCAGGCAGATATTAAAGTCCGGCTGCCTTCTCGCGCAGGACAGGCGGGGCCATGCCGTCGCGATAATCAACAGAGACTGGCGTCAGGTTAGACGTATCTGGAACCGGTGTCATACATGCCTTGAACGCTTCTTCAGGAAAATCGAGCTTGGCCGCTTCTTCAGGTTGTTCCGAGTAGGGCTGGGACAGGCCTACGGACGACACCAGGCGGTGCGACAAAGTCAACCAACGGTATTCAGCTTGCTGGAGATCGTAAGTGGCATTGGCCAGCGCGCGACGGGCATCAAACAGCTCGTTTTCCGTATCCAGCAAGTCCAGCAAAGAGCGTTGACCAATCTGGAACTGCTGCATATAGGCAACTCGCACCTTGGAGGTCGCCAGTTCGTGCTGCTTCAGGAAAGGCAACTGGGCACGCAGACGCTCGATATTGTTCCAAGCCACTGCCAGATCCTGCTGTACGTTGCGGCAGGTGTAGTCGCGCACATCGCGGGCAGCATACTGTTGAGCCGTGGTTTGACGGATGCGGGCGGCATCAGCACCACCTCGGAACAGGTTGTACGACAGCATCAACTGCACATTGCTGCTTTGTGAATCACGGTAGGCAGATGCACCTGGGGGGTCAGTCTTGTCTTTACCAGTGGCAGCGCGCAACTCCAGCGTTGGCGACAGACGACCTTGGGCTACATGCTTGCCCGACTCGGCGGCCTGGTACAAAGCTTGTTTAGCCAGAATTACCGGGCTGGTACGCAAAGAAGGCAGGAAGTCCACGGTCTTGGCAGGGATGGACTCGCTCAGGCTGGGTGCGGCCTGCAATACTTCCGGCGCAGGCACGCCCACAATACGGCGGTAACGCTGCAACACGTCATTCAGATTGCCCGCTTCGGTCATCATATTGCTTTGGGCCAGGGCTTGGCGACCATAGGCCTGTTCCAGATCCACACCACGGCCTACGCCCGATTCGGAACGCTCCTGAATCTGGCTCAGAATGTTCAGGTGCATGCCATAGTTTTCACGGGCAAGCTTTTCCATTTCGCGGTAACGCAACACATCAATGTGCGCATTGGCCGCTTCCAGGGCCAGCGAATCTACCGACGCCAGCAACTCATAGTAAGTAGCCAGTTTTTCGTAGCCCAATTGACGCACTTGATTGATCGAGGAGAAACCATCAAAGATCAATTGACGCAATTGCAGGCTGTAGCCATTACGGGTCCAGTTGACCGATGGCGCACTCGATGTACCACCCCGCCATTCTTTACCGACCCAGCCCTGAGCATTGATTTCGGGCATCAAGGCACCCCGGCCCACATTCTGGCCTTCCAGCGCCGACTGGAAATCCTGAAAGCGAGCGCCAAGTTCAGGGTTGGACATAATTGCCCGCTCAATACTGTCCTTGAAGCTCAAGCTGTTTTCCTGCTGGGCAAGCGCTGGCTGCGCCAGTAGTAACGCTGTCAGCAGCGAACTTACCGTTAGAGTTTTCTTACCACGCACGTCGGCCTCCGTAAGATCCTGAGCCGCGTCCGCAACAGACGTCCTCGCGTCAGCGTTGCAACGCATGGCCGGATCATATTTAAGTACAAAAATGAAAGAAGAGTGGGATCGGTGTGCCACTTAAGATAAGCGAAAGGAACACCACCCGAGGGCCCAACACCTATGTATTGCACATAGGATTTACATCTAAGGCTGGCAAACCTGACGCCAGCCGCAGCAGTATGTTCATAATGGACCGGGGCAAGACAAGGCGGAGCTACAGGCTTCTGACCTGTATTCTTGGAGCATAACCTTGTGTCTATTTGTGACTTTTCGTGTAGAGAAAGGTGAAACTCTCTACGTCGATCACAGGACAAATTGTATCTTAAATTACAAAGCTCTTCGTCGATCACAATGTTAAAAATGATAAATAGCCTGTGACAAAATCAGCAATAACGCCATGAAATTAAACGACTCCAAGATATTAGGCGCTTAACGACAAACCATTGTGTCATAAGTCACGCTCAGCACCGTTGGTAATAATCTACAAAAAACTTTCACCTTAATAAGCATTTGGGTTACATCGTCTGCCGATCTAAATCTCATCTGTCGGTAAAAGGAATTTACGGGGCCAACATATAACTTTCTTTATTGTCGACAATAACTCACTTGTAACCGTTTCCCATTGCAGTTTGGTTTCTTTTTACTTCCTTGTACAAGGAATTGAAAAAAATACTTGTAATCAAAAACTTATAGCAATCGCGCGTTCCCCCCTGTGCCAGGCCCCTTTGGTCGCTTCTTAGAACCATCGCTTACCAGTTGTCCACTCCCTGGCGCTTGTCCCACCTCT
This genomic interval from Alcaligenes ammonioxydans contains the following:
- a CDS encoding TolC family outer membrane protein produces the protein MRCNADARTSVADAAQDLTEADVRGKKTLTVSSLLTALLLAQPALAQQENSLSFKDSIERAIMSNPELGARFQDFQSALEGQNVGRGALMPEINAQGWVGKEWRGGTSSAPSVNWTRNGYSLQLRQLIFDGFSSINQVRQLGYEKLATYYELLASVDSLALEAANAHIDVLRYREMEKLARENYGMHLNILSQIQERSESGVGRGVDLEQAYGRQALAQSNMMTEAGNLNDVLQRYRRIVGVPAPEVLQAAPSLSESIPAKTVDFLPSLRTSPVILAKQALYQAAESGKHVAQGRLSPTLELRAATGKDKTDPPGASAYRDSQSSNVQLMLSYNLFRGGADAARIRQTTAQQYAARDVRDYTCRNVQQDLAVAWNNIERLRAQLPFLKQHELATSKVRVAYMQQFQIGQRSLLDLLDTENELFDARRALANATYDLQQAEYRWLTLSHRLVSSVGLSQPYSEQPEEAAKLDFPEEAFKACMTPVPDTSNLTPVSVDYRDGMAPPVLREKAAGL